One Chaetodon auriga isolate fChaAug3 chromosome 11, fChaAug3.hap1, whole genome shotgun sequence genomic window, gtCTGCTCGGATTTCACCTTTTAaccttttaaaaatatcaaggCTATAACACAGGTAACCAATCAGAACGTTGTGCCAATAAGAACTTCAGCCAATCAAAATCACTCTGATCAAAACCAGGAAGGAACTGGGCAGAGATAGGATGGAGAATGAACATGGAGCTGCTCTGAACCTGAAGAGACCTGAACCTGATCTGACCCACACCTGAACCCCATCAGACCCGGACCTGATCAGACCTGGTCCGATCAAGTCTTGATCAGACTTAATCAGACCTGTACGGAGGTTTCTTGACGACAAAACCAACAGCTTTTATCAACAAACATTGAGAAGATTTTAATTGTGGTTTGGTTTGAAAATAGTTTTCAAGACCGGCTGAATCGATTAGTCAACAGAAAGCCTGCAGTAATTTTGGTAATCAATTTATCGTTGAAGTCATTCATTATCAAACACTGTGTCTTCAGATTCTTCTATacgatgatttttttttttctcacagtaaaccacatctttgggttttggactgttgcaAGCAAATTGAAGTAGGATCACTAATAACTggtaaaaaatatatatcaatCAGTAATAATCgataataaaaataactatTTGTTGCAGCTTTTTGATTCGAATGTACATTAGAGGATTAGGaccattaaaaatgtgaatattagTTTtgtatttcactcaaaactttgtgactttttcctctgaagccaagtgaaaaaataatgtgacagaattttgaaaacaaaaaaaccccaatcAAGTCATAACTATGAGGCTGCAGTTTTTTTCAGGATGTTGATGAAATAAATCTCAGATtacaacattttgagaaaaactgtaacATTTTTTTACTCAAAATCTTGATTTATCTCAGAAAATGTGACGTAATGTGACAAATTTTCTGTTGGAGCAAAATCAAACGCAGTGATAGAGCCTACTAAACTGTAGACCAATGGGATTTAAAGAGGGAAAGACACTTTGATTGGATTGGAGGAACAGAGGGGTGGGGTTTGTTTGAAAATATCTTACGTTTTTAAGGTTTTTGTTTACAAAAGTTGTGTTGTCGTCCTCTGATTTACTGCCACGTTTATTTTGAGCTCTCTGTAGTTTTTGTCATAACGTTTGTCGTCAATAAACTTCCGTACGACTAAAGCgacatgctgctgtctgatcTCAGCATTTTGATGATTTTTCAGCTAAATCAAATTTAAACTCAGTTGACTGTAACTTCCTGTTCTCTGTCCTggtggctgatgggaaatggAGTGTAGAAAGGGCAGAATGAAAGTGAACAGCGTTCGTGTGCAACCTAacacaggtggaggaggggcgGGGCAGGGGGCGGGGCAGTGGGGGTAACACTTTAAATCTAATCCCATCTTGAAGAGCATTTAGCTAATGGTCAGTTATGACCATATATGGATATGACCATATGTGGAGATCCCGCCGCCATATGACCATATGTCCTGCTGCTATCTACACCAGAAAAGAATCAACCATTTCCAGTTCCTCAAACCTGGACAAACAAACTCGGCAAAAACAGCCCAGAATCTGTCTCCAACTGGTCCAGAACTGGTGGAGAACTGGTCCAGAACTTAACCAGAACTGGTCCCAAACCAGTCCAGAACCAGTCAGTGCTGATTCAGAACCAACCCAGAACAGGTCCAGAACCGGTCCCAACCCAGTCCAGAGCCGGGTGACTTCACTCCGAGTCAGACTCCAGAGGAGCGGTCTCGTCTAAGACGACTCTCTTCCGGCGCTTGGCGGCAGCAGCTTGGGcccgctgctcctcctccaggtgCGCCTTCTTGTGGCGGGAGAAGCTGGATGAGTGCATGAAGGTCTTGTTGCAGGCCGCACAGGTATAGGTCTTGGTCTTGGCAGCGGGGAGTCCGGTCTTGACGTGGAGCTGCttctggtgctgctgcagcttcccCCGCCCACCACCATCCACCACCCTGTGGGTCTGCTGGTGCCGCGCCAGGCTGGAGGCATGACTGAACCGCTTCCCACACTGGCTGCATCCATGGCgaccagctcctcctccaccgcctccctcctcctcctcagacatgGTGGAGCCCCGTTTGCTGGCTCGCCCCCCTCGCCGGCGGCGGTTCTTCTTGCAGAGTGTGTAGAAGTTGGGCTTATCACGAGAGCAGAGCTTGAGGCGGATCTTGAGGTCAGACGAGCTCTCCCCAAGGTTCTCCTTGCCAGGCGTGTAGTTGTCCAGCAGCTCCTTGACATGGGTCACCTGGTGTTTGGACAGCTGTGTAGATGTCCTGAAGCTCATGTCACACTGTGGGCAGGCGTAGAACTTATCGCCGCCCTGACTCTGAATGATGGCGGTTgccacatgctgctgctgcctcttgGTCTTCTTGTTCTTGCTGCCGGTCTTCAATGAGTGGCGCAGGGCAGAAATGTTGGGGCCAAGGGCGACGTCCTTGGGGAGGCCTTTTCCTTTCTTGTGGATGAGGCGGTGACGCGACAAGCTGGAGCTGTGGTTAAACTCCTTTCCGCAGATGTTGCAGGGGTGGATCCGTCGCTTCCCATGCAGCCGCAGGTGACTTCCAAGCATCCTgacaaaacaccaaacaaaaagTTAAAATGCAGCTTTACTGATGGagtgaagaaacaaaacagacaactGAATGAGGAAAAGGTATCAAAGCTGaaaaaatttgtttttcagcGAGTGCATCAAAAGGAAATGgactcacacatttttcattcacaAGCTCTACAAAGTCTCAGATTCTGTTTTACAGGTCAGTAAACTGAATCTCTTTGGTTCTAAACTGTCAATcggaaacaacaaaacatgaagaCGTCGCCTTGGACTTGgacttttcactgtttcattctGTTGTTAGACCAAACAATCGATTCATCAAGAAACTGGTAAACAGATTAATTGATATTGAAAagaattgttagttgcagctctggAAGATACTAACACGTGTACCCTGACAGGAAAATAATGCCTATGAAACATCCATCAACTTTGAGCTGCACAAAGTCTCCAGTACCAATGGGAATTGAGAACCAGTTCAAAGGTATCATGTGCCTCCAAGCTAACAAATTCCTTTTAGTGATGCCGGCATGTTATCTTAACCGTTCTGACAAACAATGATGTCAAAATCATGCGCCTTAGAGATGACGTCAGCACAGTGCGACAGATGCACCCCTCACATTTCTTTGCCACTGACTCTGATCACAGATGGTTTCTTGTAATGCTGTTATTGTAGAACTCTAGATGTCACTATGgggtataaacacacatatgttggtgtttctgtgtcCGTCATTAGTTCACTGCGGCCGTTAACATGCTCGTTAGTCTTTAACAAACTCTTAAATGCAGATGTGGACAATCAGTGTGAGGATTATCAATATGACTGATCAGTCTTCGCTGCTCCTTCTCTTTAAATGAGGCAGGAAGCCGCCAGCAGAGCTTGACTTTGTTCTTCACGTTAGTAAAGCAGAAATGTTcctgcagcacttcctgtttcatgactgacactgtgtctgtgtttgacctCTCAGAGGCCTCGTGTGGTTCCAGCTGTTCTTCTGAGGGTTCCTGGTGTTCTGGACTCACTCTGATAGTTACTGAGTGAATAATAACTGACTGTTGGCTTTGGATTGTTGCTCGGACACGTTCATAAATCTGTTTGAACTCTATTGATTACTGATTAACATTTAAAGATTCAGTGATTAATGAGCAGAACAGTTTGAGGTTCCTCACATGAACGCAGTGAGTACAGACCTGCTGCCTTTGAAGCTCATCCCGCAGTGAGGGCAGGTGTAGCGCGCCTCCTGATGTGTTGGCTCCAGCGCCCGTTTGGTGGCCGGTGGCGCCCCACCACTCTTCccggtgtgtgtctgctggtggCGGTACAGGCTAGAGGCGTGGCTGTAACACTTGCCACAGTAGCTGCAGCGATACTGACGCTCGTCCGGCTCGAAGTCAGCCTGGTCCGAGTCGACCTCACCATCCAGCTGGCTGCTCCCCGCCTCCACCAGcacctcctgctcttcctctgtgtcctcctcatcttcgTCAGAGTCCGTCTTTATCTCCACGCTCTGCTCCGTCACCTCGCAGGGGTAGACCTCCTCATAGGGAGCGAAGAACGCCTCGTCCGTCTCGATCTTCAGCTGCTCGGCTGTCAGGTCCGTTGGGTCGTCCGAGTCCTTCTTCACGCACGAGATGGTGAACTTGGAGCCGACCTCCGCCCACTTAACCACGTATTCGATGGGCTGCGTGTCCAACTCCACCGTGATGAAGTCTGCGCCCAGGGCGTCCGACTCCGACACCGCCAGCTCCGTCTCCGAGTCCTCCATCCTGAACCGAGGCCGGGGGGAGGAgcaagaagagggagaggagctgctACAGGcctgtgggggagggggagataaggagaagaggaggacgagggaggaggagcaggagaagagggtcaggggaaaggaaaaggagaagaaggggaggaggagaagcagaggaagaggaggagaagaaaaagaggaggaggagggaggagaagaaggaggagcaggagagagaaggagcagagtcAGTGGTTTGTCACGTTGAAGGTGGGTGAACTGAAGCAGGAtgatcatgtgatcatgttGTTTCACAATAGATCAACAGAAGTAATTTGACAACATTTTCTGAAACTTTGTGTCTGCAACATGAaatcagaaataacaaaaatactGCATCGTGACAGCTGTTCATGTATTTGTACTACATGTACTACATGCACACCGTGATATCaattttttttgtggttttgtacattttcaggGAAATTAATGAACCTGTGAATccagtgaattaaaaaaaactgttaaatcaAAAAAATTAAGAATTATTAATCGATGAGTCATCTCACAGGAAATGAACTGAATGTACGGTTGACGTTAACATCCCGAGACTAAATGATGAAGGGATGAATAATAACTGATtgtcagctgcagccctgctatTCCATTAATCACAATAATTTGTTAATTAGAGATTCAGTCACTTTGATGACGCTGACACACCCATATAAGGTCAGAACTAAATGATGTCACAGTCAACAATGAGGacaggtgacctctgacctctgccaGCCAAAACTGCCGCCAACAGGAAGTGTAAAATTGATGAAATAGTTGATAAGAGCTTGATGAGGTCCCGTCAGTGAGAGGTTAGTGACACGTTCAGTCTGTGCGTTAACCAGCAGCGTCTCCCCAAACTCCGTTCAAAAACCTGCCATTTTAATGCATCCCTGCGTGTCGCACCGGGAGCCCTTCCTGGGTGACAGACGGAACTTTTTTAGCCGAATGTTACCTCGGTCGTCAATCTAGGATGCATTGAATAAATCAATCGGCATTTGACTTACATTAAATATCAACATATACGGCAGATTTCCTCATTATTGTTGCGATTACTTCCCACTGAATATCCCGCGGAGGGCGGTTGCTGGCAGGGCATCCATTATTAAAGATGACATTTCACTTGAATTTGGAGCTGATTAGTGGGTTGCCTGAAAGCCGAAAATATAGGAGACCTGTTCTGTTGCGTAAAACATCTTAAATcgttttaaaaagtattttctgtttgttgtatAGCGAGGGAGTTGTAAATAGCGGAGTTTTTGAGTGGGATTCCGGGGCTCGGCCGCTGAGTGTCAGtgatgaggaagcagaggagggattTTCTCTTCCCTGAACGTtaactgtcaaaataaaagcgcaAACCGCCGAATAAACGACGCTAACCGGATTTGGCCGTGAAACGTTTCGGGACTGGATTACTCACCGAGCGTTCGGCGGGGGCACAGCGGCGTAAACGTTAGAATTTTACCGGTGGAGACGGTCACaataaacaggaagcagaggacgTGGACACAAAGCATTGTGGGAAAGGATTAAGTGTGTGCACAGAACGGAAGTATGGCGGATtgtccttcaaaataaatgaagcaaaataaaacGTAAGATAATACATATAGCAAAATAGATACTaactaaaacataaaaatatgcacgtaaaataaaaatagtttgaaaataaaatgtaacgATAAAAAGGCCCTAACGACGTGTAAAGTGCGCACATTTTTTTATGTGGTTGGTATAATAATGCGAATAATAACTGATGTCAatcctggggaaaaaaaaaaaaaaaaaagataaactaACTGTTACTAAAGGCCAACTTGTCGGATGCGTTTTTACAGTCGCACTGGATTTttaaaagtttggaaaatggaaatttatttaaaaactaGGCAATcataattatttttgttttccagaaagaGGAGCAAACAGATATTCGCGGTCTTATATTAGATGAACATCCTGGTATCACATGCTATGACATTAGGTTAGAAGCAAAGCATGTACTGCTCCTTTAACTTGAAGcctgtttccactgtttccaTTTTCCAAATTTCAGCTTGACGTCCACTAAAGTTTAGTTCACATGACGTAAACTCCCGGCCCAGAGACGAGAGGAGCCAATCAGCACGTCCATTCATGACCGTCAGCTGTCAGAGGTTCATCTCTGCAGCCGCAGGTGAAGATTTGAGGACCACTCAGGGAAACGTCACAGGCACTGCTGACGATAGAGggattttattttggattttgtcaAAGGAAGTAGATATTCCCTGATTCTATGGAGCTTCACAGATTTCTgtccctgtctgcctgtctgcctgcctgtctgtctgtctgtctgtcatccacACAgattctgtgttgttgttgtcttgtgctgatgcagaaaaggtttcatgtctctttcattcatctcttcagtctttctcttctttgctCTTCCTCATTTCCTGCTGAGGATCCATCAGATCTCAGTTGATTTTTATGAACGTCAGAAAAGGATGttgacagaggacacagacagacagtgatgagCAGCGTGTGGACATGTCTCACATCGCTGTTTTGGCTCATTAGTCCCTGCAGTTAATATCGGTGACACACTGAATAATATGACTGATTGTGATCCTGTTGATTTTGTCAGTTAACAGCTGGACATATTGATTTCCTGTCCCATAATCTGGACTGACATCAGCAGATTTCTATTTCTGTcatcttttcttctgctgctgaaaatgagcttcctcctcctcagaggaagaggaggatgaagaggaggatctGAAGGAAAAAGCGGAGCAGTAAATATTCAGGCCTTTGCTTTCTATCGCCGTCATTCAGCGTGAAGCGTCTTTATTGCGGCATTTTTCCACGTTAT contains:
- the LOC143327855 gene encoding paternally-expressed gene 3 protein, with protein sequence MEDSETELAVSESDALGADFITVELDTQPIEYVVKWAEVGSKFTISCVKKDSDDPTDLTAEQLKIETDEAFFAPYEEVYPCEVTEQSVEIKTDSDEDEEDTEEEQEVLVEAGSSQLDGEVDSDQADFEPDERQYRCSYCGKCYSHASSLYRHQQTHTGKSGGAPPATKRALEPTHQEARYTCPHCGMSFKGSRMLGSHLRLHGKRRIHPCNICGKEFNHSSSLSRHRLIHKKGKGLPKDVALGPNISALRHSLKTGSKNKKTKRQQQHVATAIIQSQGGDKFYACPQCDMSFRTSTQLSKHQVTHVKELLDNYTPGKENLGESSSDLKIRLKLCSRDKPNFYTLCKKNRRRRGGRASKRGSTMSEEEEGGGGGGAGRHGCSQCGKRFSHASSLARHQQTHRVVDGGGRGKLQQHQKQLHVKTGLPAAKTKTYTCAACNKTFMHSSSFSRHKKAHLEEEQRAQAAAAKRRKRVVLDETAPLESDSE